In the genome of Myxococcus stipitatus, one region contains:
- a CDS encoding threonine aldolase family protein, with the protein MSQPRFSRSEFLSLTRMLAGTALLSTVSRAATPPPPKAGKSAPTGPTRSEFEAIRRACRGSLAGKAARDPAEELIAVGEWMRGQGVGGDFYGQGALMESFEKKLATMLGFPAGCYMPTGTMAQLIALRIYADARGNRNVGLHPSSHHVLHEDSSHVVLHGLRDVILSPWTRPVLAADVRDSPDALGSVSVELPVRWLGGQLQTWEQLEELKRTCRDQGVKLHMDGARLWECQPFYGRPLADICRGFDSVYVSLYKRIDALGGAMLVGSEDFIREARVWRHRHGGNLFHHYPYVASAAMRLDGALTGLPALVRRAKTLSEALAAEPRLTVNPRPAQTNMFRLFLRGDAQALTLRALSQAKESRVWLGHFGPTRVPGIVDAELEVTEGLGDVTDAEVVQAFRRLLDEAA; encoded by the coding sequence ATGTCCCAGCCTCGCTTCAGCCGCAGTGAGTTCCTCTCGTTGACCCGCATGCTCGCGGGGACCGCGTTGCTGTCGACGGTGTCGCGAGCGGCGACACCCCCGCCCCCGAAGGCCGGCAAGTCCGCTCCCACCGGGCCGACGCGCTCGGAGTTCGAAGCAATCCGGCGCGCCTGCCGCGGCTCCCTGGCGGGAAAGGCTGCCCGGGACCCCGCCGAGGAGCTCATCGCCGTCGGCGAATGGATGCGGGGGCAGGGCGTCGGTGGCGACTTCTACGGGCAAGGGGCGCTGATGGAGTCCTTCGAGAAGAAGCTCGCCACGATGCTGGGCTTCCCCGCGGGTTGCTACATGCCCACGGGCACCATGGCCCAGCTCATCGCCCTCCGAATCTACGCGGACGCGCGCGGCAATCGGAACGTCGGCCTCCATCCGTCCTCGCACCATGTGCTGCACGAAGACAGCAGCCATGTCGTCCTGCACGGCCTGCGAGACGTCATCCTCTCGCCCTGGACGCGGCCCGTGCTCGCCGCCGATGTGCGGGACTCGCCGGATGCCCTCGGGAGCGTCAGCGTCGAGCTGCCGGTGCGCTGGCTGGGAGGGCAGCTCCAGACATGGGAGCAGCTCGAGGAGCTCAAGCGCACCTGCCGCGACCAGGGCGTGAAGCTGCACATGGACGGGGCGCGCCTCTGGGAGTGCCAGCCCTTCTACGGCCGCCCGCTCGCGGACATCTGCCGGGGGTTCGACTCCGTCTACGTGTCCCTCTACAAGCGCATCGACGCACTGGGCGGCGCGATGCTCGTGGGGAGCGAGGACTTCATCCGCGAGGCGCGCGTGTGGCGCCACCGACACGGCGGCAACCTCTTCCACCACTATCCCTATGTCGCCTCGGCGGCGATGCGCCTGGACGGCGCGCTCACGGGCCTGCCCGCGCTGGTCCGCCGCGCGAAGACGTTGAGCGAGGCCCTGGCCGCGGAACCCCGGCTGACGGTGAACCCGCGGCCCGCCCAGACGAACATGTTCCGCCTCTTCCTTCGAGGCGATGCGCAGGCGCTCACGCTGCGCGCCTTGTCCCAGGCGAAGGAATCGCGCGTCTGGCTCGGGCACTTCGGGCCCACCCGCGTGCCCGGCATCGTCGACGCCGAACTCGAGGTCACCGAAGGACTGGGCGACGTCACCGACGCGGAGGTCGTCCAGGCCTTCCGGCGACTCCTGGACGAGGCCGCCTGA